The DNA segment TGAAATCATGGCACACGAGGCCGACCACGGATTGATCCGCCAGGCGACGCTGAGCGATATCCCCGCCATGCTGCAATTGGTCAATGACTATGCGGCAAATGAAGTGATGCTGCCGCGCACCGAGGTTGAGTTGTGCGAGCGCGTGCGGGACTTTGTCGTCGCGGTGGATAAGGACGGCCATCTGCTGGGCTGCGGCGCGTTGCAGTTTTATACGCCGCGCATGGCCGAGCTGCGCTCTCTCGCCGTGGCTCCTTCCAGCACACGCAGCGGCCTCGGCCTGCGCATCTGCGCCGAGCTGATGCAACAGGCGCGCGAGGTGGGCGTCGAGGTGGTCTTCGCGTTTACTTACGTGCCAAAGTTTTTCGAGAAGGCCGGGTTCCAATTGATCGACCGCGCCGCTCTGCCGCTGAAGGCCTGGCGCGACTGCCTGCGCTGCCCCAAGTTCCACGCTTGCGACGAAATCGCCATGGCCGCGTTCCTCGCTCCCGGCGCAGAAGCGCACCTGGCCGCCGAGCCGCCCTCCGAGCCCAACGTAGAAGGCCCGCTTGTGATGCCCACCATGGGTAAGCCGCGTGTGATGTAAGCCGGGTTTTGCCACAGAGGCACGGAGACACAGAGATTTCATGCGGTTGTCTGGTCCTAAATCCCTGCGCAGCCTATAGGCCTTTCATCCCGAGCGTAGAGAGGGATGACAACATAAACCCACTCGCATCTCCATACATTCCAGTCTCCGTGCCTCTGTGTCTCCGTGGCAGATGTCATTCTTTCTGGACCAGTTGCTTGAAGCGGTCGCCGCGCTCGCGATAGTCGCGGAACAGGCCGAAGCTCGGCGAGGCGGGCGAGAGCAGGCAGCACTTGCCCGGCGCGGTGTGCAACTTCGCCAACCGCACGGCCTCCTCCATTGAATCCACAAAAAAATGTTTCATGCGCGCCGCTGCAACCGCGTCGTGATTGCAAACTGCCTTCCAGATGCGCTCGCCTGTGGGTGGAAACAGGATCACGGTTTTTACCGCGCGCCGCGCCAACCCGACGGCCAATCCGGAAAAATCCAGCCCGCGATCCGCGCCGCCGAGCAGGACGGTCTCGACGGAGCCCGCCAGCGCGTCCAGGGCCGCGACAGCCGCCTCCGGGACGGTGGCGATGGAGTCGTTATAGTAAGTAACCCCGCCAAATTCTCCCACGTGCTCCAGCCGATGATCGAGCGGATGAAAGTCCCGCACCGCCGCAGCGATGGCCGCGGATGGCACGCCCAGCAATTTGCCCACGGCTACGGCCGCCGCCACGTTGATCCGGTTAAAACTGCCGAGCAGCGGAATGTCGCTGGTAGGAACAATCAAATCCGGCTCACGCGACTCCGACTCGTAAGCAATCCAGTCGTTATACACAAAGCAGCGGCCCCGACTGTGCGTGGCAAGCCCATGCATTGAGCAGGCCATCTTCCTGGCGCGGGACTGCATGGCGATGCGCTGGGGAATTTCGTGATCTGCGTCGTAGACCAGGAAATCCCTCACGGATTGAAAACGGGTGATGTTCTCCTTGGCCGCAACGTATTCATCGAAGTTTGTGTAGTAGTCGAGATGCTCAGGGACGATGCTCAACAGCACGGCAATGTGGGGGCTTTGGCGCAGGCCTTCTAATTGATGGCTCGACAGTTCGTATACCACAATCGCGTCACTGCGGTCGCGCAACGAAGGCAACACGTCCAGCGCGGGCTTGCCAATATTGCCGATCAGCGCGGTGTCTGTAAACTGCTTGCGCAGGACAGCGGCGATGAGAGAAGCCGTGGTGCTCTTGCCTTTTGTCCCGGTGATGCCCACGATCATGCCGGGAAAATTCGCGAAGAAGATGGCCGTGGGCGAGGTGATGATCTTACCCATCCGCACCGCCTCCTGATACTGCGGCAGGATCACGGGTATGCCTGGAGATTTGACGATCACGTCGTATTGCCTGATGGATTCGAGATAGTCTGGCCCGAGATGCCTAACCAGCGCGGTGTCGCGTTCCAGCAGTGCCCTGGTCTGCGAACTGAGATGATTCCAATCCTGCTGATCGGCTACGGCCAGCGTGTTCCCCGGCAAGGTTTCGCGCAGCCACCCAAGGGCGCTGCGGCCCTCCAGTCCGAGGCCCAGCACCAAAACCGACTTGCCGGCAAGTTGTTCTATTTTCATGGCTAGTCCAGCGAACCCCACACGGCACTTTCAGTCTGGGCCATAGAGCTGTATAATAATATACCGTTAAAGGATTTACTTGGCTGGGAGGAAAGAAATAGCAATGGGAAGCTTGCAATCCAAATTTTGTCAGGACCGAAACGGCGTAAAATGGGTGCTACTGGAGGGCATGATCACGCGCAAGACTCCTCAAGATGATCCCGCCGGCGGCAAGAACCTGCCCGTAACACGCGTATCGTCGGTCGAGAAGACCTCCATCAAACGCGTGAACCGCTCCCCGCTAGCTTGGCCCGCCATCTACGCCGCGTGCGTATTCTTGGCTCTAACAGCTTGGATTTTCTCCATGGATCTGCCTGTTTTTGCCGCCGCGCCAACTTTGCTTATCGGCGTTTGGATTCTGTTCTGGGGGCTGGCTCGCGTGAAGGGCCGGGAGGAGTTGCTGGACGCCTATCAGCTCATCACCAACGGACAGAAGCTCAGCGATTGGCTCATCGTTGGTTCGCATGAGGAAGTTCTAGGATTCATTGATGGCGTCCAGAACGACATGGGTGGAGCCAAGAGCGCACCGGCTAAATAGAGTATCCGCTGCTGGACCAATACTCACGCCACCAAGTACTCGCGCCACCAAGTACTCGCGCCTAAGTCACCAATCCTTTGCCTGAACCTATTTTCCCGAGCTTGTCCACGGCCTGCGCCAGTCTTGTAATCTGCTCCAGGTAAGCTGAAAACAACGAGTGTACCGACTCGCCCACGATTTGCTGCGTCCCCTCGCGCACGGCCAGCAGGGTTTCATAGGGCAGTGGATTCAAGCCGAATCGCGCCGTCGCCGCCTTCAGGATTTCCCGCTTCTGAGTCCCCACAGTTTCTCCATAAAGAATCAACGCGTGCCGCGTAAGGGTGGCGAACGAGGACGCGGAACGCGCCATCATCTGCACTACCTCATCATCATTTCCCAGCGTAGTCAGGTATCGAGACCGCATGCGCAGCAGCGCGGAGCGCAGCTCATGCTCAACCTGGCGACGGTGATGCTGGGGGTTGATCGCGATCGCCGCAAACAGATCCTTGCCGTGCAGCAGCCTGCGGCTGTGGCTGATGTCGGTGAACTCGATGGGAAAAGCGTCGGCGGCATTCTGCGCTTCTTCGAGCGAGAGAAGCAGCGGGGTTGTCTGCTTCTGCGCGTTCCACCACTCGACCGCCTTGCCGACTCTCCGCAACTCAGCCACACCCACCACACGCAGCACGCACAACACATTCAGGTCGGAGAACTGTGGCTGATAATCGCCACTGGCCGCCGAGCCGTAAAGAACCATGCTCACCAGGTCGTCATCGAGCGAGTCATGCAGCCGCTTAACAAGCTCATCGAGCAGCTGATCCACACGCGTACTCATCTTCTACCTCCCGAGGACCGGACACAGTTGGGACTAAACGATCCACATATTTGGATGGATCCACAGAAATAGACAAGGCGCAACTGCGGCCAAGAATGATGCCTCAATTGCGCCAAGCTAATTAAGAATTGTGAATCGTGCCACTAACAGCCGGAGCAAATCACCGGAGCAAATCAGAGGACCAGCGGAGCGGCCAGCGCGAATTCAAGCCGCGACTCGGCTGGCACCTGAACCTTCTCGCCATTGGTCAGCACCTGTATCGCGGTACCTGCACCCGCACCAGCGGCAGCGCCTTGCACCGCGCCTTTGCCGCCTCCGGCAATCACGCCGATGACCGCGCCGAGCGCTGCCAGTCCGCCAATGCGCTTGGTCGATTGCGTCCCACGCGATGCGCCCGCCTCGTAAACCTCACCGGTCGTAATCTCATGCTTGCGGCCGTTGATGGTGATGTCGAACAACACCAGCGCCAGCTCCGCGCGGCCCGAGATCTTGCCGGCTTCCGCCACAGAAACCAGCTTGGTAGTAACGTCGGCACCACGCGCGGCGATGGTCCGCCCGTTCACGATCAGCGGCTCATCCAGGCTGGCGCGAAACAATTCGCCGGATTGATGCACCGAAGAGTCCACTGTGTCGATCATGCGGACCACGAGCGCAGCTCCTGCTGGTACCGTAACGCCCATGCTGGCGGGAGCGCCAATTGCCGTAGTAGTTGGCGGGGGCGCTGCTGGACGCGTCGAAAGCCCACCGGTGGCCGTGTTTGCCACCGGAGCAGGGCTACTGGTTGGCGCGGGATTACTCGGCGGGACATTAGATGGAACGGGAGATGGAACGGGGGCTGGAATCGCGGCGCGGCCTGATGAGTAAGTGGGCGGTTGCGGCGACGGTGCTGGTGCGGCAGCTGGAGCGCCCGTTGCGGCCATGGGTTCACCCCCAGGCACCAGCGTCAGGCTATGCACGTCGGCCAGCGCATAGCGCTGGTACTGACCATTCACCTGCATGGTGATGCCGGTGGGGTCGCCTCCCTGAAACTTGCCGGTGACTGTCAGCCCGTTCTTGAGTATCAGGACATCGGCGGACGCAGGCGCGACGGCGATCGACGCGGCCACCAACCCAACGGCACAGATCACTAGATTGCGTATGTTCATCTTGAGTATGTTCATTAAAGCTTCCTCCCCTGTATTCGTCTTGCCCTGCAAATCAGCGCACGCTGCCGGTCCGGGGAGCCGGCTTAGCCAGAACCATCCATCGCACCCATCGGTAAGCCTTGCGGTGCGGACAGCAAGCAAGCGCTATGGTCAAGTTTTGCTGGTCCACTCTAAGCTTATGATGCGCCGGGCGACGGGGACGGTCAAGATGTTTCGCCCTCCCCTCTGGCATCCTGGCCCTCGGCGCTCCATTCAAAAGCGGCCCGCAATGTTCCTTCTCAGCGACACCGCATGAACGAAAGAGTTTGACAGTGTTTTTAGCCATCTGATAGCGTTGGCATGGACTATCTTCCTGGCCGCTCGCGGGCGTGCCGGTATCTATAGCTGGATGGGTGAGGTGGAGAATGCAGCAAAAAAATCAGGGTCGGAGTTTGCTTCAGACCGCGCTGGCGGCAGGTATGCTTCTGGCGGCGACATCGCTGCACGCACAGCGCGCGCCGATG comes from the Acidobacteriota bacterium genome and includes:
- a CDS encoding N-acetyltransferase, whose product is MRNHPGHAVEVDEIMAHEADHGLIRQATLSDIPAMLQLVNDYAANEVMLPRTEVELCERVRDFVVAVDKDGHLLGCGALQFYTPRMAELRSLAVAPSSTRSGLGLRICAELMQQAREVGVEVVFAFTYVPKFFEKAGFQLIDRAALPLKAWRDCLRCPKFHACDEIAMAAFLAPGAEAHLAAEPPSEPNVEGPLVMPTMGKPRVM
- the murD gene encoding UDP-N-acetylmuramoyl-L-alanine--D-glutamate ligase; the encoded protein is MKIEQLAGKSVLVLGLGLEGRSALGWLRETLPGNTLAVADQQDWNHLSSQTRALLERDTALVRHLGPDYLESIRQYDVIVKSPGIPVILPQYQEAVRMGKIITSPTAIFFANFPGMIVGITGTKGKSTTASLIAAVLRKQFTDTALIGNIGKPALDVLPSLRDRSDAIVVYELSSHQLEGLRQSPHIAVLLSIVPEHLDYYTNFDEYVAAKENITRFQSVRDFLVYDADHEIPQRIAMQSRARKMACSMHGLATHSRGRCFVYNDWIAYESESREPDLIVPTSDIPLLGSFNRINVAAAVAVGKLLGVPSAAIAAAVRDFHPLDHRLEHVGEFGGVTYYNDSIATVPEAAVAALDALAGSVETVLLGGADRGLDFSGLAVGLARRAVKTVILFPPTGERIWKAVCNHDAVAAARMKHFFVDSMEEAVRLAKLHTAPGKCCLLSPASPSFGLFRDYRERGDRFKQLVQKE